The following is a genomic window from Episyrphus balteatus chromosome 1, idEpiBalt1.1, whole genome shotgun sequence.
GATGGTGGTAATGGACCAACGAGATCCATATGGATGTGAGAAAATCGACCTTCTGGAACTGGAAAATTTCCGTGCTTTGACGTAGTGTGCCttgaaatttttgacttttgacaAGAAATACAACTTTTTGTCCATCTATTTACATCACTGTTCATTTTAGGCCAAAAGTATTTTGCCGTAATTATTTTACGCATTGCCTTTGAACCTGGATGTGAAAGTTTGTGATGATTGTCAAAAATTGTTCGTCGAAAAATTTCGGGCACATACGGACGAGTTTTTCCAGTCGAAGTTTCACACCATATTTCGACGTCATTTATTGGAATgtgaattttttctaatttgtaaGATCTTTTcgaaagttttaaaattgacttgAGCTCTTCGTCGTTTTCTTGCTCTTTTAAAAGACTTGGAATGCTGACATTGTTAAAATCGATCAATTCAACATACGATCTCGATAAAGTATCGGCGACGATATTTTGAATACCTTTGATATAACGAATGTCAGTAGTAAACTCTGCTATGAATTCTAAGTGGCGCGTTTGACGAGGTgacttttcagtttttgaacATATTGCGTTTGTGAGGGGTTTGTGGTCGGTGAAGACGGTAAATTGTCTACCTTCCACATAATACCGAAAATGTTTAACGCTTCTGAAAATTGCGAGAAGTTCGCGATCGAACGTCGAGTATTTTCTTTCGGCCGGGCTCAAACGAGTTGAAAAGAAACCCAAAGGTTCCCAAAAGCTATTATGGTATTGCTGGAGTACTCCTCCGATAGCGTCGTTAGATGCGTCTACCATAAAGCTTATGTGCGCTAGAGGCTTTGGATGAAAAAGCATAGTGCGCTCGGACAAATCTCTTTTGAGAACTTGAAAAGCTTCTTCACACACGTCAGACCActgaaaaattgcttttttactttcttttttattgactttgatattttttagttgttcGTAAAGAACTTTAGCTTTGAAAGCCATATTTGGCATAAAACGATTATAAAAGTTTATCATGCCGAGGAAGCGCTGAAGTTGTTTGATGGAGCTGGGACTAGGAAATTCGTTAATTGCTTTTACTCGTTCTTGGGAAGGAATTATTCCGTTTTCGGAAACGCAGTATCCCAAGAAATCGAGTTTGCTTACTCCTAGTTCGCATTTCGCTAAATTAACGTTAAGTCCGTGCTCTTGCAATCTTCGAAAAACTTCACGTAAATGCGCTTTATGTTCCTCCACTGATTTGCTTGAAACGAGAACGTCGTCTAGGTACACGAATACAAATGAAAGGTCACCTAAAACACTATTCATAAAACGTTGGAAAGTTTGCGCACCGTTGCGCACTCCGAAAGGCATTCGTAAAAATTCGAAAAGCCCGAAAGGTGTTATAACCGCTGTTTTATGAACGTCCTCTTCTGCGACCGGTATTTGGTGGTAAGCGCGaatcaaatctatttttgaaaaaattacacAACCGTCGAGGTTAGCGGAAAAATCTTGAGCGTTGGAGATCGGATGCTTGTCTGGTATAGTCGCTTTATTTAACCATCTGTAGTCACCACATGGTCTGAAGTCCAAAGAATTCTTTTTCGGAACCATGTGAAGTGGTGAAGCTACGTGTGATTTTGAGACGCGACAAATACCAAGATCGATCATTTGCTGAAATTGACGTTTCGCGATTGCTAACCTCTCAGGATTGAGTCTTCGGGCACTAGCTGAAGGGAGTTGACCATCTGTTTGTATCCGGTGGACAACGTCATGTTTGACCGGTAACGTAAAGTCTGGTGGAGCTTTAAGCTCGGAAAACTCATCAAGGATAGCGCCGAATTCACTTGGAATCGAAAATAGTTTTGGAGAGCTAGTGTTCGCGGATTTGAAAAGACAGCTGACTTGAAGATTAGTGCTTTTATCGACTACTCGTTGACTTCGAAGATCGACGATCAAATTAAACTTGTGTAAAAAATCAGCTCCTATAATAGGGTGATCGATGTCTGCAATAACAAAAGTGAAATCAAAAGCGCGTCTAAGATTCAAGTCAACTGTTAATCGTTTGCAACCGTACGTATGAATTTTTCCACCGTTCGCAGTAAGTAGAATGAAATCGTTTGGTTGTGTGATTTGCTGGCAGAATTTGCGAGGAATTATCGAAATTTCAGCACCAGTGTCGATTagaaattgaaactttgtatTTTTATCGCGAATAAATAGACGACGTGAAAAATTTGCCTCACTCAAAGCCGCATTTGAGATCTGGCGAATTAGTTTTTTGTCGATTTATTAGTTTCTGACTGAAATGTGCACGATTGTTTTGAACAATTCCTCGCGTTATTCCcgaattttttatgaaaccaGCAAATCGAACTATTTCCACTTTTAGATCTACTCTGCGAACGGGGTCTACCTCCAAACCTATCTCTAGAAAGACTTCTGGACGCTCTGTTAAAGTTGTTGTTGgatcttgaaaaatttgtttcaagccgttcgattttaaaaattaatttttgtaaaagttcggaaTCAGAACTAGGAACTTGAGAATTAATTTGGGCGACATGCGAAGCTGCTGAGGAGTGATGGAGTCTATCGGCCAAGGCAAAAAGCTCACTTTGAGTCTGGGAGTTCTCAACTGCCATGAGGCAAACGCGAATATTCGACGGAAGTCGATTTAACCATAGCTTCATAACTAATGGCGAATTTACGAGGTCGTTCCCACTTGCCAGACTCTCCATGCTCCTATACAGCTCCGATGGCTTCATGTCTCCGAGCTCAACTTTGTTTAACAGAGCGTCCAGCCGCCTTTCTTCGCTATCCCGATTTCGCTCTAGTAAAACCTTTTTGAGGTTTTCATACTTATTTTGCGCGGGAGGTGTAATCAAAACGTCAGCAACCGATTCCATAGTTTGATTATTTAGTGACGCCACTAAATAATCGTACTTAGTATTACTTGcggtaatatttttcaatcgaaATTGAGTTTCGATTTGAAGGAACCATAAATCGGGCCGATTGTTCCAAAACGGTggaatttttatagaaattaatGACGTTTGTTGGACCGGATCAGTAGCCGCTGGAATTGGGGGGGCAGGTGGGGTAACACCGTTGTTTCCACCACCGGTGCCACCAGAACTTTTATCATCGtccggcatttaaaaaaaaatgtttttttttttttttttttaatccaaaattcgtttaataaaaatgaaaattaattgaacTCGAACCGTTAAAATATTCCGCggtaaaatatatattattccgAAATATATGTGTAACGTTCGAGAGGAGAGAAACGGGATTCCAAAACAAccgtaaaataaaattctatgatAACCGTAATTTATCCAACCAGCAAAAACCAATATACTTTTTACGCAAACAcgtgtcgaaaaaaataaaattttaataatttgaatttaaaatttcagaattttttacatttaaataatatattttattattaattttatataaaatgtatgaaaatataatatattttaataaaataagaaaaaatgtataaaaagtatgaaaaagtatgaaatattactcactgtactttttttttaaattttatattacgtAGGCGGCACTGGTGGACGACAGCGCTGGTGCTGTTgtatgcaatttttatttttcttctcgtGCTTTTGGTGGTTGCTGAGGTGATTGctgttgtgttgttgttgttcagtGGTTCAGTCTTGTGTGTggataatgaaaatttttgaggGATACTCAAAAATGTCGAACTGTGCGACACACAAactgaagatgatgatgatgttgtttGGACGAGTGATGACTGATGagacgatgatgatgaattTATGTATTGTAGATTGTAGGTACGTACGttgatatatgtacatatatatgtaCGCAGCAGTACCCAGTACCCACAATTTGTATGCCACTGAGTTGATGGACAACGATGATGGACTGAGTGAACTACACACGTGGTTGTTGTTGGAGTGGCACTTTTTATGGCTGGTGGTggtggctttttttttattgtaatatGCACACCAGATGCATGTAGTTGCAGAATCTAGGTCCAGTTAAATGTTCTGCGACTTGATGGGCGAAATGCACTATTTTTAAGCACATATATGCACGTTGTGCGtacttctttttaataaaaaaaaattaaatttttttttttcttcggggTCACCAATTTGTGCCCTCTTATAGGCACAATACTTTTAGAATTAAGAAGCGCGAGATAATTAATTTTAGATATAAAACAatctttattaaattattaattagtTCTTAAGTTCTAagttagttttaagttttagtttCTAGTTTTAAGTTTTAGATTTAAGATAGCTTTTAGTTTTAGATTTAAGTTTCTAGCGCACAAGAAAAAGGCAACTTGCCAAAGCCACAATGAATGAAAGAATAATTGAAAAGGAAATGCTATGGCTGTCACATTTCACGTACagtttaaagtgaaaatgtgtaTGCATTTTATGTACACTTCGAAATGAATTATTAGGCAGGGATGTAGTGTGTTTACACGCAAGGTAAAAATGCCGTATAGACACGCTACACACGGAAGAAATCTACTcgtcgcacataggggtatttaccttcaaaaaccgctcatgagaattttttttgcttaatgaaGTTGTACTTGACTGAAACCACTAATTAACAGTAAAAGaggttttttctaatgaatttaggtataaaaaaaaaatttggatacactgaaaaaaaaaaatagtgaattctgatatttttcaatatcaataaatatttgatAGTTAAAATGTCACggttatatttgtttaattgataataaaatatcaattcgtcaaaaaaaattttttttaactaaaacagTCAATAGTTTTCACAAAACAAGGTTCACATAAAAGTCGATAAAAGCTAGACGGGCAAAAACGGGCagacgttttttttgtttttgctttttgacaCCTTCCTCTTTAATATGATACCAAAAATGTTACCGAATAACACCGAATGATATAACAAAAGGTCCATTGAAAaagcagaaattaaaaaaataactgtctttttacttacatttaaaataaattaatttaacaataaattaaagcttcaagtacaacaaatatattttttaaataaagtaaacaCCTGGAACTGAAacttccaaaacaaaaattttatgtaaaacaatagaaacacaaaaaaaattttattattgccaatataatttttcacataaaacaaCTGAACCACATTAAAGGATTACAGTCAATGACTTTCAACTGATGCTGTGGCTAAGTGCAtgcataaaaacaaacaaaaattacggGACATTATTCCGTGGGTATTTAAGAATagccaaacaaaaaatcacttctcaactccacattttgcaaaaaagttaTATGAGCGGGTTTTGGAGTtgaatacccctatgtgcgtcgTTCGAATGGTTCGATCAGAGTTTTGGAtaccaaaactcaaaaatttagttaaaaattatatCAGTAAATGTATCACATGCAGAATTTATaaagcaaacatttttgaagttatacttcttatggggcggtgggtatgaaaatttgttttttgacaagaatgtcaaagggattatgacgcgatcgccatcttcgagacaattgggcagcagggctgtcgtttcacctttagagttggtagtactttagtatttaaaaatgcagaacgccgcagtacggtaaaaaaacacacaacacgtggcaagttgcatgtttcatgtcgcaagttgctgtggcaagttgcatgtggcaagttgcatgtggtagtTGCCACAAAAAAAGATGTAAATGTAAATACccataaataaaaggaaaagaaaacaacatagaCTAAAACTAAACCTGTATTAATATAGGTAAAGGCCATCAATcgtagataaaatttaatttttttttcaaaaacttagcCCCAGAAATTGGtatgaagatttttaatttccaaTTGTAAAGATTTTTTATGCTTGACTATattcagggaagtcagattgtcttgggttAAGGTACGGAGATAGCATCAACAAATTTTCCTTAGATCACCATAAgctgagattgttaaaaaaaatacgctgtttgattattttaataataaaataaaaaaaaattataaaaactaaaaatatcaaatgaaattcatttaataaacTGAGTgtgaagtataacttcagtcgcgtgtacttgtgtacacacactttttttttttttttttgtccgtgggtaggtgttgaaatcttcaaaagattctatgaggcccggaaaacgcgtgctcatagatatgtgggacgcttaaccactaaaaccacctcctcctcccgattgcaactaagttcagatggaacttatctagcaatttatctttctcgaagttaagttacgtgttgtaggtaactttccgatgaaagttcctactgatgatatttaaaaataaataaataacatttgttttaaattaaatcatggtttaaattttgttatcaaaaaaatactttaaaggaagttaaacaaataaaatctctaaaacatttaaatttatattaatcaatgccgatattttgaaataaaggaattaaattgaaaaatttcactgtaccaaatcggaaggtttagtccttcgcaaacgtcgtaggggagagtggggccaaatgtaacacttttttctaaaatcgatggttctcctacaaatttgaaagtgggtcaaccagaccttttttaaattaaagacccatgttttagctccaagatccatcataaaaatttagcaaaacataacggtaatgttgaaaaaaaaagcttccaaaaaaaaaatcgtgttgtttcaacttaccccacatacggggcaaagtgtaacacataccggggtaggttgtaccaagaactaaaaataagagaaaaatacctttatttgtttatatttatttatttttaattaataacaataaaaacaaacctcagtaatgaaattttggtgcaaatttgtaaaaagtagAGCAAAttcaagatttccagagaaaatttgacagtagtcttaaataaaagttattcgaattcataaattgttttataagctttatgaattcaagtggtggttcaaaaatgtgtttccaatttcaaaataaatacaaattcaattacaagcattcatattcagggttgttaattatattaggtaaacaatttttcagtataggtaggtttttacatggtacaacttgccccggaaaaatgttacaactagccccagcatgaaatttggcacataaaatcaatttaaaaaaaaagcgaaactgatatagacataaaatatacacgcaatttgagccaaaacacagttgcatataacaaaaaaacacttagcactctatctttttcgggtaaagaggtagaccaaaaataaaattaaaaaaaaaagttacaaacatgcattttttgggcaccactagtgtaacttctcaccctgtcgtctaatcttcatctgaagaaaatgtgccggtagatatgcaaaaattgaacatttttctcctttacacgtttcttaatattgaaaggaacatcgctttttttagctgttaattcttacccctgttacatttagccccactctcccctactaaATTTGTCTCGTCGAGtatttctagtattgttctattagtatgttcgactaaccgttttcgatgtttttgggcaaacgtttttatttcttcgcgaaccgtggAGATTCCACGATTCAGAACCGCACCCTGCTTTCGTTTGTGCCTGACTTGCTGTTTATCCGTCTCccttatttgtttaaatttgactgtattatttatataaacaatttaaattttgttgacatttATTAATTTACTTAAAGTGAATTGTGAACTAATTCGTTGCTGAAGAAATAAGTGttctttttcataaataattaaatattattaaagtgcaattgaaaattatttctgAGCAGTTTCAGTGTTCTCTTTGAGTGATAAGTACATTTTACACTGTTTCTTTGTTTcatttatttcgtttatttgtaTGTGAATCATTATATAAACTTTATATTGCATACTAGGGCTCTTGATACCCGCATACCCGGGTaactacccgggtacccgggtacctgCATTTCCGGGTATTACCCGGGGGCCATTAATTCGGGTACCCGTTATAGTACGGGTACCCGGTCATATTCGGGTAGCCGCAATATTTTCGTATCTAGGCATTAGTAATGTGATTGAAACAGATTTAAGAACATTTCTTTACCACACTGTAAAATCAGTAAATGTATAGTTGGATTCCATCGATTCGACTATAgtcaaggttaaaaaaaaacattaacaatattataaatttaacataactttatttcttttagactttaagacttttatatgaaaaacaGTAGTATAGTACAGTATTTATATAAacaatagtacataaaatcaacaaataaaaaaaaaaattgttacactcatgaaattttgcaaaaagtttgcttttgggataagaaccaaggatcaaaaaagtaaaaaataaattttgggtGGAAGGGTATTTTTCCGCGGACAAGGAGGAGGAATTGAAGGTCAAAGTACttatagtgaaaaaattgtttgtcgaacatcatcatatgacacatgtttttaaggtatataaataaataaagtgaaTACGactgctctaagaaaagttattgccgattaaaaacaagggtgcttgtttttttactttaacaAGTAAATATTATCGAACCCCATATgaaaaacaagatacaaaaatgaaatttcaccaaaaatatttttagaaatttcatcgagggtgcttgtttttaatcggcaataacttttcttagagcagtCGTAttcactttatttatttatataccttaaaaacatgtgtcaaaTGATGAtgttcgacaaacaattttttcactataaGTACTTTGACCTTCAATTCCTCCTCCTTGTCCGCGGAAAAATACCCTTCCacccaaaatttattttttacttttttgatccttggttcttatcccaaaagcaaactttttgccaagtttcatgagtcaTGGGTGTAAtactaatattaaaaatacttaacacaaaaactgaaaaattattcgAAAACAAGAAAcctcaatattttataattaaaaaaaatgggttttcgtTGTGAAATTAAAACAATGTTCAACAAGATATCAATTACTTAacacaaaaactgaaaaattattcgAAAACAAGAAACCTCAatgttttataattaaaaaaaaaatgggttttcgttgtgaaattaaaataatgttcaACAAGATACTAATTACAAGAATACATTTAATTATCacttatttgcaacaatttttgatttctcatcaaaaatgtcaataaacttacattttcgGGTAAAAGGCTTGCTCTTTTTGATGAGACAACGTTACCTGCTGCAGAGAAGCATCGTTCTGATGACACCGATGTGGCTGGtatacacaaaatttttttagccaGCAGCGCTAAGCTTGGATATTTGGTTTCATTATTTTTCCACCACATCAACGGCTCAGAAACATTATAGTCTATCTGCGGCTCTCTCAAATACCTATCAAATTCGTTTAAGGGCTCATTAGTTGATTttgcttttaacaaaaaatccaTGGCACTTCGTTGTTCATTAGCGATTTGTTCATTCTCGTTAGGCGAAATGTCCTTTATTAGGTTCCTAACATGACTCCTTACAACATCTCTCATGATTTCACACTCGGCTTCTAAGTTTTTGTGCCTTGGGTCTAAAAACGATGAGATTTGTTCAGTGAGAACTTCATTTACTATCTCTTCACCCATTTTGAATCTTTGGCGTAAATTAGTTTTCATCATTTCCAAGAAACTGACAGTgttctcatcatcatcatcggttATAACAAGGTGTTTATTTATGAGCCCATTAATAATTGGCCTTAAAATGGAAATGGTTACATTTTCTTGACACAAAATTGTGGTTGCAACCTGGAATGGTTTTAGGATTCTTGTCAGTTCTTCTAATAGTGTCCATTCTCTCTCGTTTATTTCCAATTTCAAGGCCAATGAGGAACTTGTAACAGTCCTGTCAGCCAAAACCGCAAGAACAGCTGCACGATTTGCAATCAGCCTTTCACACATGAAGTAGGATGAACTCCACCTTGTTGGACAGCTTTGAATCAATTTTAGGTCTTTTAAGCCTAGTTGTAACTGTTTCCTACTTAATTCAGAAGCAGCCAAATTAGAATGGTGGAAGTGGCTTACTAAAGTGCTTGCTTTTTTTAGTATTATTTGGTATGCTTGTACTGATTGCAAAGAGCGTTTAATGCAGATTTGCAACGTATGTGCTGCGCAGCAATAACTACTTTGAATTTCTTCAACATAACGTACTGACGCTACAACATTTGCTGCATTATCGGTTACAACTGCACTGACTTTGCCTTGTAAGTCCCACTCTGCTATGACCATTTCTAATATTAAAGCCAAATTTTCGGCAGTGTGCCTTTCTTCCATGTATTCGGCACATAATGTGAAGTTTTTTAGCTCCCAGTCATCATTAACATAGTGCAGGGTAACCGATATAAATGAGTCTTGCGCCCTGGATGACCAACCATCTGTAGTTAAAGCTACAAAAGAAACAGGACCGAtcgcatttttaattttatcatgaACCTGATTGTACAAAAATTGTAAACGGGACAAAATAGTTGAAGCTACTGGAACTTTATAATTGGGTTCAACAACAGACATAAAATGCTTAAATCCAATGCTTTCCACGAATGAAATTGGAAGCCCATTTGCAGATATCATGTAGGCTGTTGCTCGCGAAATTTGTTCTTGTCGCTGCGCGTTATAACTTTCGTCGTTTCGGcgtcttttttttcttggagGCTCTGCACTACTGCTGCTACTACTAGTCATAGGCCTGGAA
Proteins encoded in this region:
- the LOC129905253 gene encoding E3 SUMO-protein ligase ZBED1-like, whose translation is MTSSSSSSAEPPRKKRRRNDESYNAQRQEQISRATAYMISANGLPISFVESIGFKHFMSVVEPNYKVPVASTILSRLQFLYNQVHDKIKNAIGPVSFVALTTDGWSSRAQDSFISVTLHYVNDDWELKNFTLCAEYMEERHTAENLALILEMVIAEWDLQGKVSAVVTDNAANVVASVRYVEEIQSSYCCAAHTLQICIKRSLQSVQAYQIILKKASTLVSHFHHSNLAASELSRKQLQLGLKDLKLIQSCPTRWSSSYFMCERLIANRAAVLAVLADRTVTSSSLALKLEINEREWTLLEELTRILKPFQVATTILCQENVTISILRPIINGLINKHLVITDDDDENTVSFLEMMKTNLRQRFKMGEEIVNEVLTEQISSFLDPRHKNLEAECEIMRDVVRSHVRNLIKDISPNENEQIANEQRSAMDFLLKAKSTNEPLNEFDRYLREPQIDYNVSEPLMWWKNNETKYPSLALLAKKILCIPATSVSSERCFSAAGNVVSSKRASLLPENVSLLTFLMRNQKLLQISDN